The Corynebacterium felinum DNA segment GGCGGCGCGTTTGGCTGCTTCGGCTTGGCGTGCCAGTGGTTTGAGTTGGTTGGACAGTTCGCGGGTCAGGTCGGTGAGCCGGTCGAGGTTGGCTTGCATTCCGACGAGTTTGCGCTGGGCTTTTTCTTTGCGCCTTTTGTGTTTGAGCACGCCTGCGGCTTCTTCGATGAAGGCGCGGCGTTCTTCGGGGCGTGATTCCAAGATTTGGGCGAGGCGTCCTTGGCCGACGATGACGTGCATTTCACGGCCAATGCCGGAATCGGAGAGGAGTTCTTGGATATCCATCAGGCGCGCTTTGGCCCCGTTGATTTCGTATTCGCTGGCGCCATCGCGGAACATGCGTCTGGTGACGGAGACTTCGGTGTAGTCGATATCGAGCGCACCGTCGGAATTGTCGATGGTGAGGGTGACTTCGGCGCGGCCGAGGGGTTTGCGGTCCCCTGCGCCGGCGAAGATGACGTCTTCCATTTTTCCGCCGCGGAGTGTTTTCACTCCTTGTTCGCCCATGACCCAGGCTAGGGCGTCGACGACGTTTGATTTTCCGGAGCCGTTGGGCCCTACGACCGCGCAAATTCCGGGTTCGAATTTGAGGGTCGTCGCGGAGGCAAAAGACTTGAATCCTTTGAGGGTCAGCGACTTTAAATACACTCCGAGGATTTTAGCACTGTGGGGCTTATCCTATTTCGAAGCCGGTTATTCCGCGTGGCGTTTGCCATAAGTCGATAACGGTTGTCACATGGGCTGAGGCTGGGCCGTGATGAAGGCGTGCGAGCAGTTCCTCGCAGGCGTGTTTTGGCCCTTCGGCGACCACGCAGACACGCCCATCGGTGAGGTTTTTAGCCGATCCGGTGAGTGCGAGTTCTTTGGCTTGGGATAGTGTCCACCAGCGAAAGCCCACCCCTTGTACTGTTCCGTGGACGAATGCTGTGAGACGCACGTTATCGTGGTGCGAGGTTATGCTGTGCTTTTCCATGTGTACCTTTCATGTCAGCGTGGGGTTTTGTGGCTATTGTAGTGCTTTGTTTTCGCACCCTGATTGGGATCACTGCTATTTTTTCGTTCTGCTTTTCGACGCCTCCCCACAGCCTGAACTCGACTCTTTCCTCCCACAGGCCCACAACCTGCACCCCACCAACCTAAGAGTCGAGTAGCCTCAACAATTCCTTTCCACTTCCCCACCCCACACTCGACCATTCACTCTCCAGCACGGGCAAAACTCATCCATTTTCGCCTAACAGTCGAGTTGCCCCACCCACACACCCGCCACCCCACAGCCTGAACTCGACTCTTTAACTCCCACAGTCCCACAACCTGCACCCCACCAACCTAAGAGTCGAGTAGCCCTATTTGTTGAGCCCATTTTCTGGCACAGAAAAGCGCCTGTGTACACGATGGGGGCATTGTGTACACAGGCGCTGTTTTTTTAACCCAGCGCAGGGCTTATGGGTGAATGAGGTTTTTATACTTCACGAACGATCTGTCCGCCGCGTCGAGTGCAGGCGTCTGCGCCATCCCAGCACTCAATATTCTTCAATTCAGGAAGCATATCGCGGTGGAAAATCGGATCCAGACCTTTGGCTTTTTGCTGGTTGTAGTTCTTCAAAAGCTTCACCGCAACCCCACCTAGTGGAATAATCGCGATCAGGTTGATAAACACCATAATTGCGGCAAAAGTATCGCCCAGCGCCCACACCAGTGGGACCGAACCAACGGCACCACCGAATACGCACAGCATCACAGCCACACGGAATACTGTCATGGCAGTCTTCGACTGGGTGAAAAATTCCAGGTTGGCCTGGGCGAGGTAGTAGTTACCAATCACGGAGGAGAAGGCAAGGAAGAACAAAATCAAGGTAACAAAGTGAATACCCCAATCGCCGACCTCACTTGCCAAAGAAGCCTGGGTCAGCGCAGCTCCCTTCACTTCTTCACCAACTTTAGGGTTGCCCAGCAAAATCACGAAAGCGGTAATTGTGCACACAAGGAGTGTGTCGAAATATACGCCCAAGGTTTGCACCAAGCCCTGCTTCACAGGGTGAGATACAGTCGCGGTAGCGGCAGCGTTCGGTGCGGAACCCTGGCCGGCCTCATTGGAGAACAAACCACGGCGCATACCGTTCATGAAAGCAGCACCGATGGTGGCACCGGCAATTTCTTTAAAGCCCAAAGCGTGGCTGATGATTTCAGTGATCATGCCGGGGACTTCGGTGATGTTCAACAGCACCACGATAATGCCCACGGCTAGGTACAGTAGTGCCATCACGGGCACGATAACTTGGGTGAAATTGGCAATACGCTTCACGCCGCCGAAAATAATCAGGCCAGTAATTATTGCAAGAATGACACCAATGACGGCTTTGAACGTCATCGATTCGGTACCTACAGAAGTCGACAGTGCTTCGGCAATCGAGTTCGACTGAATGGAGTTATACACAAAGCCGAAGGTCAGTGTGATGGCTACCGCAAAAACAATAGCTAACCAGCGGGCATTGAGACCACGGGTGAGATAGTAAGCAGGGCCACCACGGTAGGTGCCGTCTTCTTCGCGGGCTTTCCACAACTGTGCCAAGGTGGATTCCACAAAAGCGGTAGCGCCACCTAAAAGGGCGATCATCCACATCCAAAACACAGCACCCGGCCCACCGAGGGTAATAGCCACAGCCACACCGGCGACGTTACCGGTGCCCACACGGGAGGCGGCAGAAATGGTGAAGGCTTTGAAGGAGGAGATGCCTTCAGCATCAGCTTTTGTTTCGCCGCCACGATCAACAACGGAACGGAACATTTCCGGAATCATGCGCAGTTGCACAAGCAGGGTGGTGATTCCGAAGTAGAGGCCAGCCGCGATCAAAAGATAGGGAATAACTGACCAAATATTATCGTTGATTGTTGAAGTCACGAACTCTTCAAGTTTTTCCATGTTAGGGATATTACAGTCTCACCAAAGGATTACCCATCTCACGGCAAAAAGAAGCACAGAAGAAAACTCTCAGCTCGCAGCCCCAACAACACTCACCCATCCAAGCTGTGCCTTACAAAGCTCACACTTTTTCCTGTCAGCTCAAGCTCGTGCTGAGGGTACACGCTGGTGCACAGCGCATTCTAGACACCTTACTTTCGTGAGGCTGTGTTAGTACAGGCGCTGGCATGCAGGACAGAAATGGCTGGAACGATTCCCAAACTTTTCCCGCACTAGAATCTCACCGCAGCGATCGCAACCGCGCCCGTGCTGGCCGTAGGCATGCAAGGACAGATCAAAATATCCGGACTGCCCGTTGACATTCACATAAAGCTCATCGAAGCTGGTACCGCCTTGTTCCAGCGCGCGCAGCATCACATCCTGGCCGTGGCGAAGCAGTTCAACGAGGCGTTTTTCACTGATCCTGTGTGCTGGCTGGCGTGGGTGCAGCGTGGCGGCAAAAAGCATTTCATCGGCATAAATATTGCCGATACCGGCCACGATTTCCTGATTGAGCAACACTTTTTTAATCTCACCGCGCTGAGCTTTGATACCTCGTGCGAGCGTCGATAAGCACAGTTGTGGATCCAGCAGATCGCGGGCGATATGTGTCACCGTGCGCGGCACCACGCCGGTTGCGATTTGCACAAGCTCACAGGGCAACCAGTAGCCGAACGTGCGCTGATCAACGAACCACAGCTGCTGCCCATCATCGAGCCGAGCCCTCATGCGCAGATGCCGAAAATTCGGGTCATCCGCATCAGCCGCGGCATCTTTGATCAGCATTTGCCCACTCATCCCCAAATGCACGAGCAAACATTCCCCATCACCGAGCACTTCGCTTTGCGACGCCGAATCCCCCTTGCCCAGCACCAGCCACAAAAACTTCCCGCGGCGCTGCAGACTGATAACCTCTTGGCCGACAAGAAGCACCTTGAGCTGATCCTCACCACCTTCCAACCCCCGGATTGCCCGCGGGTGCAGGCAGTCGACGGATGCGAAGCGACGGCCACGCACATGAGTGTCCAGGCCGCGGCGAACAACTTCTACTTCTGGGAGTTCTGGCATAAGATCAGCTGATTTCTGATCTCAGGGTCATTGAGCAGCTGCAAGGATTCGCGGGCAGCTTGCTGCTCCGCTACCTTCTTCGACTGCCCTTGACCAGTTCCGATGAACGTACCATTCACGCTAACGGTGGCAGTAAAAAGCTTCTCATGCTCTGGGCCCTCACTGGTGGCTGCGTACACCGGCATAGACAACTTATATTCCGCCAAGCGCTCCTGCAAAGCAGTCTTCCAGTCATGGTGCAGGCCGACAGCAGAGGCGGTGCGCACCTTCTCATCAAACAGGCGCAGCACGACATCGCGTGCCACCTCAAAACCGTGCGCCAAATAGATTGCGCCGAGCAGCGCTTCGGTGGTGTCGGCCAGGATGGAATCCTTATTAGACCCATCGGTCAAAAGCTCACCTTTGCCGAGCATCACAAATTCACCAAGCCCAATTTCGCGGGCAATATCAGCCAGGCCGTAGCGCGACACAATGCTTGCGCGCATCTTAGAGATATCGCTTTCTGGGCGAGTGGGGTAATACTCATACAGTTTGCCGGCAATGGAAAGACCCAAAACGGCGTCGCCTAAGAACTCAAGGCGTTCATTGTTGGGCAAATTTCCATTCTCGTTGGCAAAAGAACGGTGCGATAACGCCAGCTTTAATAAATCTTCAGGGATTTCCACACCCAAAGATGCCAGCAACGGTGCGTGATCTACCTTGCCAAACCTCGCGTTGAGGGCTGCTTCGCCGGTGAGGCGTGGACGTCGTCTATTCACAGAAACTTCTCCAAACCAGCCCAGCGTGGGTCAACTTTTTCTTCCTCACCGGACACACCATCTGGGGCGGGCACATCGGTTTCTGAGCAGCCGCCTTCACACTGTGGATTAAATGGCAGATTCAAACCTGCCTCATCTAATACGGTCTGCAGCAAATCAATCCGATCCCCTTCCACCTGTGGGATCTCATCTTCATCCTCGCCAGCGTCGTCGCCGGTGATGAAATCATCACTGGCGGCAAAAACCTGGTTAACATGCAGCGTCGCTATTGGGTGCAGCGGGGCGAGGCAGCGCACGCACTCACCGCTTAAGGTTGCGGAAATGTCAGCATCCACCATCACGCCTTCACCCAGTGGAGTCAAGGTGGCGTCCACCTTCACCTCCGCACCTTCGGGAATAGCGATCATGGCAGGGCCAATGCGAGTGGGGCTTGGGCCTTGTTGGCTGACAAAATCAGTCATGCCACTACGCAGCAGCGTAGCGACGTCGAATACGAAAGGAGAGTTCGCAGCATTCATCGTGTTCATCGCTTTAGAATCCTACTCCCTTTTCCGCCCAACCTTGAACATGCAGCACACCCTCACCCCAACCCACACCACAAAACACCTCTCTAAACGCAAGAATCCCCCACCACAACAGTAGTGAAGGATCCAAAAAGACCTCACTTAAGCCCACCGGCTTTTAAGATCTCGTGCGCGTTTGGTTAAAAACCTAGCGCTCGTAGCTACGTGGCGTTGCAGTCTGGTTAGTACCGGCTACGCCTGCACCACCACGCAGCGCACTGCGATCGCGTGCAATGGTTCGCAAGGTAGCAGAGAGTGCGTCTTCAAATTCAGCGAGCTTGTTGTCCACAAACTGGTCGCATTCAGTGCGCAGGCGATTCGAATCAGCATGAGCGGCATCCACGATGCGGTGTGCCTCCTCGTTGGCACGGCGAACCACTTCGGCTTCAGAGACCAGTCGGTGCTGCTCAGCAAGGCCCTCGTCAATGCTGCGCTGGTATTGTTCATTACCGGAGTCAATCAGGCGCTTTGCCTCAGTTTGCGCACGATTCACAGTGTTGTCGGCGTCACGTCGAGCACTGGTCATAATGTGATCAGCGTCGTCTTGTGCCTTCGCAACGGTGGCGTGGGCGCGATTTTCGGCGTCGGCAAGCATCGTGTCGGCCTCTTCGCGGGCGCGGGTGACAGTCGATGTTGCTTCG contains these protein-coding regions:
- a CDS encoding acylphosphatase; amino-acid sequence: MEKHSITSHHDNVRLTAFVHGTVQGVGFRWWTLSQAKELALTGSAKNLTDGRVCVVAEGPKHACEELLARLHHGPASAHVTTVIDLWQTPRGITGFEIG
- a CDS encoding alanine/glycine:cation symporter family protein, with amino-acid sequence MEKLEEFVTSTINDNIWSVIPYLLIAAGLYFGITTLLVQLRMIPEMFRSVVDRGGETKADAEGISSFKAFTISAASRVGTGNVAGVAVAITLGGPGAVFWMWMIALLGGATAFVESTLAQLWKAREEDGTYRGGPAYYLTRGLNARWLAIVFAVAITLTFGFVYNSIQSNSIAEALSTSVGTESMTFKAVIGVILAIITGLIIFGGVKRIANFTQVIVPVMALLYLAVGIIVVLLNITEVPGMITEIISHALGFKEIAGATIGAAFMNGMRRGLFSNEAGQGSAPNAAATATVSHPVKQGLVQTLGVYFDTLLVCTITAFVILLGNPKVGEEVKGAALTQASLASEVGDWGIHFVTLILFFLAFSSVIGNYYLAQANLEFFTQSKTAMTVFRVAVMLCVFGGAVGSVPLVWALGDTFAAIMVFINLIAIIPLGGVAVKLLKNYNQQKAKGLDPIFHRDMLPELKNIECWDGADACTRRGGQIVREV
- the mutM gene encoding bifunctional DNA-formamidopyrimidine glycosylase/DNA-(apurinic or apyrimidinic site) lyase gives rise to the protein MPELPEVEVVRRGLDTHVRGRRFASVDCLHPRAIRGLEGGEDQLKVLLVGQEVISLQRRGKFLWLVLGKGDSASQSEVLGDGECLLVHLGMSGQMLIKDAAADADDPNFRHLRMRARLDDGQQLWFVDQRTFGYWLPCELVQIATGVVPRTVTHIARDLLDPQLCLSTLARGIKAQRGEIKKVLLNQEIVAGIGNIYADEMLFAATLHPRQPAHRISEKRLVELLRHGQDVMLRALEQGGTSFDELYVNVNGQSGYFDLSLHAYGQHGRGCDRCGEILVREKFGNRSSHFCPACQRLY
- the rnc gene encoding ribonuclease III translates to MNRRRPRLTGEAALNARFGKVDHAPLLASLGVEIPEDLLKLALSHRSFANENGNLPNNERLEFLGDAVLGLSIAGKLYEYYPTRPESDISKMRASIVSRYGLADIAREIGLGEFVMLGKGELLTDGSNKDSILADTTEALLGAIYLAHGFEVARDVVLRLFDEKVRTASAVGLHHDWKTALQERLAEYKLSMPVYAATSEGPEHEKLFTATVSVNGTFIGTGQGQSKKVAEQQAARESLQLLNDPEIRNQLILCQNSQK
- a CDS encoding YceD family protein, producing the protein MNAANSPFVFDVATLLRSGMTDFVSQQGPSPTRIGPAMIAIPEGAEVKVDATLTPLGEGVMVDADISATLSGECVRCLAPLHPIATLHVNQVFAASDDFITGDDAGEDEDEIPQVEGDRIDLLQTVLDEAGLNLPFNPQCEGGCSETDVPAPDGVSGEEEKVDPRWAGLEKFL
- a CDS encoding DivIVA domain-containing protein, translated to MYRVFECLDELVRNIEQAYGVPMTSNCMVPRNEMLAILDDLRNALPVEIDDAQDVLDQRDDIIDQAQQRADQLVADAEAEATSTVTRAREEADTMLADAENRAHATVAKAQDDADHIMTSARRDADNTVNRAQTEAKRLIDSGNEQYQRSIDEGLAEQHRLVSEAEVVRRANEEAHRIVDAAHADSNRLRTECDQFVDNKLAEFEDALSATLRTIARDRSALRGGAGVAGTNQTATPRSYER